One genomic segment of Gottschalkia acidurici 9a includes these proteins:
- the coaBC gene encoding bifunctional phosphopantothenoylcysteine decarboxylase/phosphopantothenate--cysteine ligase CoaBC, with translation MLKGKNIVLGVTGGIAVYKAVDIVSRLKKLGANINVIMTNSSTKFVTPLTFQSMSQNHVTVDMFEEPKQWEIEHISLASKADIFLIAPATANIIGKVANGIADDMLSTTIMATKARVVFAPAMNTNMYVNPIFKQNVEKLKSLGYEFISPASGRLACGDYGEGKLADPVDIVEYVVNIFNNNELEGKKVLITAGPTIEPLDPVRYMTNFSSGKMGYALAEEAKRRGGEVVLITGPTSLTPPSGVSVKKVNTTREMYKAIEDEFDTCDVLIKSAAPLDYRPESVSDQKIKKSDDDLCVRFVRNPDIVAHFGNIKKHQLVVGFAAETQNILENAKKKIKSKNLDFIVANDVTSENAGFRTDNNTATIINKNGEVKGLPNMSKADLSKVILDEIGSLLRR, from the coding sequence TTGTTAAAGGGAAAAAATATAGTATTAGGAGTAACTGGAGGAATCGCAGTATATAAGGCTGTAGATATAGTAAGTAGGCTAAAAAAATTAGGCGCAAATATAAATGTGATAATGACAAACTCGTCTACAAAGTTTGTAACTCCACTTACATTTCAATCTATGTCACAAAATCATGTTACTGTAGATATGTTTGAAGAACCTAAACAATGGGAAATAGAGCATATATCTCTTGCCAGTAAAGCAGATATATTTTTAATAGCTCCGGCTACTGCAAACATTATAGGAAAAGTAGCTAATGGCATAGCTGATGATATGCTATCTACAACTATAATGGCAACTAAAGCTAGGGTTGTATTTGCACCTGCAATGAATACTAATATGTATGTAAATCCTATATTTAAACAAAATGTTGAAAAGCTAAAATCACTGGGATATGAATTCATATCTCCAGCTAGTGGAAGGTTAGCTTGTGGAGACTATGGTGAAGGTAAATTAGCTGATCCAGTAGATATAGTAGAATATGTAGTTAATATATTTAATAATAATGAATTAGAAGGAAAAAAAGTATTAATAACTGCAGGCCCAACTATAGAGCCACTAGATCCAGTAAGATATATGACTAATTTCTCTAGCGGAAAAATGGGATATGCATTAGCTGAAGAAGCTAAAAGAAGAGGCGGAGAAGTAGTACTTATAACAGGACCTACAAGCTTAACTCCACCATCAGGTGTAAGTGTAAAAAAAGTAAATACTACTAGAGAAATGTACAAAGCTATAGAAGATGAGTTTGATACTTGTGATGTCTTAATAAAGTCTGCAGCACCACTAGACTATAGACCAGAAAGTGTAAGTGATCAAAAGATTAAAAAGAGTGATGACGACTTATGTGTAAGATTTGTAAGAAATCCAGATATAGTGGCTCACTTTGGAAATATAAAAAAGCATCAACTAGTAGTTGGATTTGCAGCTGAAACACAAAACATATTAGAAAATGCTAAGAAAAAAATAAAATCTAAGAATCTTGATTTTATTGTAGCAAATGATGTTACTAGTGAAAATGCTGGGTTTAGAACTGACAATAATACAGCTACAATTATAAATAAAAATGGTGAAGTGAAAGGCTTACCTAATATGAGCAAAGCAGACTTGTCTAAAGTTATATTAGATGAGATAGGTTCATTACTTAGAAGATAA
- the rpoZ gene encoding DNA-directed RNA polymerase subunit omega encodes MLYPSTDDLLKKVDSRYTLVVMVSKRSRQLVDGVDPLVNTKSIKPVTIAVEEIAAGEVTYFRPEEAMDEAIEEAKEV; translated from the coding sequence ATGTTATATCCTTCAACAGATGATTTATTAAAAAAAGTAGATAGTAGATACACTTTAGTGGTAATGGTGTCAAAAAGATCAAGACAATTAGTAGATGGAGTAGATCCTTTAGTAAACACTAAATCTATAAAGCCAGTTACAATAGCAGTTGAAGAAATAGCAGCTGGTGAAGTAACTTACTTTAGACCAGAAGAAGCTATGGATGAAGCTATAGAAGAAGCTAAAGAGGTGTAA
- the gmk gene encoding guanylate kinase, with translation MGKGLLLVISGPSGAGKGTICKELLERDQNINLSISATTRSPRVGEVDKVNYFFLDRDKFQEMIIEKEFLEYAEVYGNYYGTPKEYVLQKLDEGKDVLLEIDIQGALDVKDIYPNGVFIFIMPPSMEELKNRIEKRGTETKEAMIRRLESAYREIEYVFKYDYAVLNDEVNLAVDKIESIIKAEKCKVNRQQNIIERI, from the coding sequence ATGGGAAAAGGATTACTTTTAGTTATCTCTGGACCTTCTGGTGCTGGAAAGGGAACTATATGTAAGGAACTATTAGAGAGAGATCAGAATATAAACTTATCTATATCTGCAACAACTAGAAGTCCAAGAGTTGGAGAAGTAGATAAGGTAAACTATTTCTTTTTAGATAGAGATAAGTTTCAAGAAATGATTATAGAAAAAGAATTTTTAGAGTATGCAGAAGTATACGGAAATTATTATGGAACACCTAAAGAATATGTGCTTCAAAAATTAGACGAAGGAAAAGATGTATTGCTAGAAATTGATATACAAGGAGCACTAGATGTTAAAGATATATATCCAAATGGTGTATTTATATTTATAATGCCTCCTTCAATGGAAGAACTTAAAAATAGAATAGAAAAAAGAGGAACTGAAACTAAGGAAGCAATGATAAGAAGACTAGAAAGTGCATATAGAGAAATAGAATATGTATTTAAATATGATTATGCAGTTCTGAATGATGAAGTAAATTTAGCAGTAGATAAGATAGAATCAATAATAAAGGCAGAAAAGTGCAAAGTAAATAGACAACAAAATATTATAGAAAGAATATAA
- the remA gene encoding extracellular matrix/biofilm regulator RemA: MGIKLINIGFGNIVSANRIVAIVSPESAPIKRIIQEARDRGMLIDATYGRRTRAVVVTDSDHIILSAVQPETVAHRLGTKENNDAE; the protein is encoded by the coding sequence ATGGGAATTAAACTTATAAATATTGGATTTGGAAATATAGTTTCTGCAAATAGAATTGTAGCTATAGTAAGTCCAGAATCAGCGCCTATAAAAAGAATAATTCAAGAAGCTAGAGATAGAGGGATGCTTATAGATGCTACTTATGGTAGGAGAACTAGAGCTGTAGTGGTCACAGACAGTGACCATATTATATTGTCAGCAGTTCAACCTGAAACAGTTGCACATAGACTAGGAACTAAAGAAAATAATGATGCAGAGTAA
- a CDS encoding YicC/YloC family endoribonuclease: MLRSMTGFGRGENNDGIRNFTVEVKSINHRYNDIIVKVPKHISYLEEKIKKEVKKYVTRGRVEIYIGLEYVKDIEMEVKVNIPLAQSYKNALEKICTELNIDSNLNIDLITKFPDILKTERKEEDEDEIWNTLKEGVRIALEELIAMRQEEGELLSKDIKEKTNKIESLINDIEERAPKVVLEYKEKLENRINELLENKYDIDESKLANEVAYFADKTGIDEEIVRFNSHIIQLRKSLEGNDSIGRKLDFMLQEMNREVNTIGSKVGDVEITNKVVDIKTELEKIREQIQNIE; the protein is encoded by the coding sequence ATGTTAAGAAGTATGACTGGCTTCGGTCGTGGAGAAAATAACGATGGAATAAGAAACTTTACTGTTGAAGTGAAATCCATAAATCATAGATATAATGATATAATAGTAAAAGTGCCCAAACATATAAGTTATTTAGAAGAGAAGATAAAAAAAGAAGTTAAGAAATATGTTACTAGAGGTAGGGTAGAAATATACATAGGATTAGAGTATGTGAAAGACATAGAAATGGAGGTGAAAGTAAATATACCACTTGCACAATCCTATAAAAATGCTCTTGAAAAGATATGTACTGAGCTTAATATAGACAGTAACTTGAATATAGATTTAATAACAAAATTTCCAGACATACTTAAGACTGAAAGAAAAGAAGAAGATGAAGATGAAATTTGGAATACTCTAAAAGAAGGAGTTAGAATAGCATTAGAAGAATTAATAGCTATGAGACAAGAAGAAGGAGAACTTTTAAGTAAGGACATTAAAGAAAAAACTAATAAAATAGAATCTTTAATAAATGATATAGAAGAGAGAGCTCCGAAAGTAGTTTTAGAATATAAAGAAAAGTTAGAGAATAGAATTAACGAGCTTTTAGAAAATAAATATGATATTGATGAGAGTAAATTAGCAAATGAGGTTGCATATTTTGCTGATAAAACTGGTATCGATGAGGAAATAGTTAGATTTAATAGTCATATTATTCAGTTAAGAAAATCACTTGAGGGCAATGACTCTATAGGAAGAAAACTAGACTTTATGCTTCAAGAAATGAATAGAGAAGTTAACACTATAGGATCGAAAGTTGGAGATGTAGAAATCACTAATAAAGTAGTTGATATAAAGACAGAGTTGGAAAAAATACGAGAACAAATACAAAATATAGAGTAA